In one window of Fusobacteria bacterium ZRK30 DNA:
- a CDS encoding NUDIX domain-containing protein yields the protein MIMDCKLITDDKRFRYRAAAIIIEDGDILFAKNEKDSYYYSVGGAVKIGESTEDAVRREVFEETGIVYEIEKLAFIHENFFEGNGGTLKKGVKCHEVCFYYLMKSRGTKELKSNSFASDGVREFMYWLPIHELENYEAHPKFFIKELQKIEEHVKHIITNE from the coding sequence ATGATAATGGATTGTAAATTAATAACAGATGATAAGCGATTTAGATATAGAGCTGCCGCGATAATTATTGAAGATGGAGATATTCTATTTGCTAAGAATGAAAAAGATAGCTATTATTATTCTGTAGGTGGAGCAGTAAAAATAGGCGAATCTACAGAAGATGCAGTTAGACGAGAGGTGTTTGAAGAAACAGGGATAGTATATGAAATTGAAAAACTTGCTTTCATCCACGAGAACTTTTTTGAGGGTAATGGTGGGACACTAAAAAAAGGAGTAAAATGTCATGAAGTCTGTTTCTATTATTTAATGAAATCTAGAGGAACAAAAGAATTAAAAAGTAATAGTTTTGCATCAGATGGAGTAAGAGAATTTATGTATTGGCTTCCAATACATGAGCTAGAAAATTATGAAGCTCATCCAAAATTTTTTATTAAGGAACTCCAAAAAATAGAAGAACATGTTAAACATATCATAACAAATGAATAA
- a CDS encoding GNAT family N-acetyltransferase, with product MIVREVLLEDAEKYLQMLKILDEQTNFLMFEPGERKTTLEDQKNIIKYNVENKIPMFLMEIEGEIVGFLKGVRYKCNRMNQNLHIALGILSSYRGKGGGKALMNKVDQWSQNNNIKRMELTVACENKKAVNLYKSMGFEIEGIKRSSFKLEDKFLDQYYMGKVY from the coding sequence ATGATTGTAAGAGAAGTATTATTAGAAGATGCAGAGAAATATCTTCAAATGCTTAAAATTTTAGACGAGCAGACAAACTTTCTGATGTTTGAACCGGGAGAAAGAAAAACAACCTTGGAAGATCAAAAAAACATTATTAAATATAATGTTGAAAATAAAATCCCTATGTTTTTAATGGAGATAGAAGGTGAAATTGTTGGATTTTTAAAAGGTGTAAGGTACAAATGTAATAGAATGAATCAGAATCTGCATATTGCTTTAGGGATCTTAAGTTCTTATCGGGGAAAAGGCGGAGGAAAAGCATTAATGAATAAAGTAGACCAGTGGTCCCAGAATAATAATATTAAAAGAATGGAATTAACTGTCGCCTGTGAGAATAAAAAAGCGGTAAATCTATATAAATCTATGGGGTTTGAAATTGAAGGAATTAAAAGGTCATCTTTCAAATTAGAGGATAAATTTCTTGATCAATACTATATGGGAAAAGTGTATTAA